Proteins from a genomic interval of Amycolatopsis sp. cg13:
- the recR gene encoding recombination mediator RecR, with protein MYEGVVQDLIDELGRLPGVGPKSAQRIAFHLLAADPADIARLQDVLGKVKEGVQFCEICGNVSEQETCRICRDERRDLTVICVVEEPKDVLAVERTREFKGRYHVLGGALDPLSGIGPEQLRMRQLLQRIGEADVKEIIIATDPNTEGEATATYLVRMLRDFPGLSVTRLASGLPMGGDLEFADELTLGRALSGRRAL; from the coding sequence TTGTACGAAGGTGTCGTCCAAGACCTGATCGACGAACTGGGCCGCCTGCCCGGCGTCGGTCCGAAGAGTGCCCAGCGCATCGCGTTCCACCTGCTGGCCGCCGACCCCGCGGACATCGCGCGGCTGCAGGACGTGCTGGGCAAGGTCAAGGAGGGCGTCCAGTTCTGCGAGATCTGCGGCAACGTCTCGGAACAGGAAACGTGCCGGATCTGCCGCGACGAACGCCGCGACCTCACGGTGATCTGCGTGGTCGAGGAACCGAAGGACGTGCTGGCGGTCGAGCGGACCCGCGAGTTCAAGGGGCGCTACCACGTTCTTGGCGGCGCGTTGGATCCGTTGTCGGGGATCGGGCCGGAGCAGTTGCGGATGCGGCAGTTGCTGCAGCGCATCGGTGAGGCTGATGTCAAAGAGATCATCATCGCGACGGACCCCAATACTGAGGGCGAAGCGACGGCGACCTACCTGGTGCGGATGCTGCGCGATTTCCCTGGGTTGTCGGTGACCCGGTTGGCGTCGGGGTTGCCGATGGGCGGGGATCTTGAGTTCGCGGACGAGCTGACTTTGGGACGCGCGCTGTCTGGGCGACGCGCGTTGTAA
- a CDS encoding N-acetylmuramoyl-L-alanine amidase yields MLLTACSGGGETPASPAAAPTSNASSAAPSPSPSPSSSPPSSSSSPPSTSAVPPVGSGKVVVLDPGHNGGNASHPGEINRQVPAGRGQTKPCNTTGTSTNAGYPEHAFTFAVAQEVGNALAAKGIKVVYTRQNDSGVGPCVDERAQIGNNANADAVVSIHADGSTSPTAHGFHVAYSAPPLNAAQGEPSLKLARTMRDGIRDDGFATSTYIGSAGLSPRNDLAGLNLSTRPSVLVECGNMRNADEAGQMSSAAGRAHYAQAIAKAIEAYLASA; encoded by the coding sequence ATGCTGCTCACAGCGTGTTCCGGCGGCGGCGAGACGCCTGCTTCACCGGCCGCCGCGCCGACGTCGAACGCCAGCTCGGCGGCCCCGAGCCCGAGCCCCAGTCCGTCGTCGAGCCCGCCGTCGTCGTCTTCGAGCCCGCCTTCGACGTCCGCGGTTCCGCCGGTCGGCTCAGGCAAGGTCGTGGTGCTCGATCCGGGCCACAACGGCGGCAATGCCTCGCACCCCGGTGAGATCAACCGGCAGGTGCCCGCCGGGCGCGGGCAGACGAAGCCGTGCAACACCACCGGCACGTCGACCAACGCCGGGTACCCCGAGCACGCCTTCACCTTCGCCGTCGCGCAGGAAGTCGGGAATGCGTTGGCGGCCAAGGGAATCAAGGTCGTCTATACGCGGCAGAACGACTCCGGCGTCGGCCCGTGCGTCGACGAGCGCGCGCAGATCGGCAACAACGCGAACGCCGACGCGGTGGTCTCGATCCACGCTGACGGCTCCACTTCGCCGACCGCGCACGGCTTCCACGTCGCGTACTCGGCGCCGCCGTTGAACGCGGCGCAGGGCGAACCGTCGCTGAAGCTGGCGCGCACCATGCGCGACGGAATCCGCGACGACGGCTTCGCCACGTCCACTTACATCGGTTCGGCAGGCCTTTCGCCACGAAACGATCTGGCCGGGCTCAACCTGTCGACCCGCCCGTCCGTGCTCGTCGAGTGCGGCAACATGCGCAACGCCGACGAGGCCGGGCAGATGTCGTCCGCGGCGGGCCGGGCGCACTACGCACAGGCCATCGCGAAGGCGATCGAGGCGTACCTGGCCAGCGCCTGA
- a CDS encoding glycosyltransferase family 2 protein, producing the protein MSANPPLPSLSVVIPVYNEQDWIDRSVGALIASAEAARWPVEILVVDDGSTDGTPARLARLRDQHGITVLSQSNSGRFEARRAGMAKASGEWLLLLDSRVLVDTGSLGFLRDQLTGHPERTAWNGHINVASEHNPYAGFMAGLVAFSWRKYFADPKLTSFGIEEFDLYPKGTGFFCARRDLLEGSAAAFESLFDDVRLASDDTRMLRWIAERARIHLAPQFSGTYHGRDSLKKFWAQSFFRGTTYVDSYLGSPGPARTALFGALAVGAVGAGLAVKKPKTTAALGIAGSAAAAAAVKKCGASTAEARAVGTLLPVFAAGFGSGVFRGLFLALRARLRRR; encoded by the coding sequence GTGAGTGCGAATCCGCCCCTCCCGTCGCTCAGCGTCGTCATTCCGGTCTACAACGAACAAGACTGGATCGACCGCAGCGTCGGCGCGCTGATCGCCTCGGCCGAGGCGGCGCGGTGGCCGGTGGAAATCCTTGTCGTGGACGACGGGAGCACCGACGGCACGCCCGCCCGGCTCGCCCGGCTGCGCGACCAGCACGGCATCACCGTGCTGAGCCAGTCCAACAGCGGCCGGTTCGAGGCTCGCCGGGCCGGAATGGCGAAGGCGTCCGGCGAATGGCTGCTGTTGCTGGACAGTCGCGTGCTCGTGGACACCGGCAGCCTCGGTTTTCTGCGCGACCAGCTGACCGGCCACCCGGAACGCACGGCTTGGAACGGCCACATCAACGTCGCGTCCGAACACAATCCTTACGCCGGTTTCATGGCCGGGCTGGTCGCATTCTCGTGGCGCAAGTACTTCGCGGATCCGAAGCTGACGTCGTTCGGCATCGAGGAATTCGACCTCTACCCGAAGGGCACCGGATTTTTCTGCGCCCGCCGCGATCTGCTCGAGGGATCCGCCGCCGCTTTCGAATCGCTGTTCGACGACGTCCGGCTGGCCAGCGACGACACCCGCATGCTGCGCTGGATCGCCGAACGCGCGCGCATTCACCTTGCCCCGCAGTTCTCCGGGACCTACCACGGCCGCGATTCGCTCAAGAAGTTCTGGGCGCAGTCATTCTTCCGGGGGACCACGTACGTGGATTCCTATCTCGGTTCGCCCGGGCCGGCGCGCACCGCGCTGTTCGGCGCGCTCGCGGTCGGCGCGGTCGGAGCCGGACTGGCGGTGAAGAAGCCGAAAACGACTGCCGCGCTTGGGATCGCCGGGTCGGCGGCGGCTGCGGCCGCGGTCAAGAAGTGCGGGGCCAGCACCGCCGAGGCGCGTGCGGTCGGCACCTTGCTGCCGGTGTTCGCGGCCGGGTTCGGTTCGGGTGTGTTCCGCGGGTTGTTCCTCGCCTTGCGCGCTCGGCTGCGGCGCCGATGA
- a CDS encoding ABC transporter substrate-binding protein, producing MQQLRLTRTRRAALIGLAGALAVSLSACAESKRDESGGGGSGGTMVFGNTGNPKMFDPIFNDEGETFRITRQMLDTLIQNKPGTADLAPSLATKWTPSNDGKTWTFDLKQGVKFSDGTAFDAKAVCFNFDRWYNMKGATAQSQMIYYGDVFEGFKNNEGTTTGKPVYQSCEAKDDHTAVLNLTRAKGAFPAAFTLPSFAIQSPTALQKYNADKVTGSGTSITYPEYGYKHPTGTGPFKFESWDQGNGQITLVRNDTSTMPQPAKLDKLVFKVIPDENARKQALKAGDINGYDFPAPADYGLLRNDGEQVLIRPSFNVLYLGINQSGPNGAKLQNPKVRQALAYGINREQFVRSKLAEGSEVATEFVPKAISGYTDDVTKYPYDKDRAKQLLKEAGAEGMTIKFYYPTEVTRPYMPNPADTYTAISEDLKAIGINVQPVAESWNGGYKDDVQQNGKQDIHLLGWTGDYNDAGNFVGTFFGRKKPEFGFDNPDLFKALADADAAPAGDAHTKAYQDANKKIMDYLPAIPIAYPTPAIVVGPKIKGVVASPLTDERFDTVTIG from the coding sequence ATGCAGCAATTGCGGCTGACCCGAACACGCCGGGCAGCTCTGATCGGACTCGCGGGCGCGCTCGCGGTCTCGCTGTCCGCGTGCGCGGAATCGAAGCGCGACGAGTCCGGAGGCGGTGGTTCCGGGGGCACCATGGTCTTCGGCAACACCGGCAACCCGAAGATGTTCGACCCGATCTTCAACGACGAGGGCGAGACGTTCCGGATCACCCGGCAGATGCTGGACACGCTGATCCAGAACAAGCCGGGCACCGCTGACCTGGCCCCGTCGCTCGCCACGAAGTGGACGCCGAGCAACGACGGCAAGACCTGGACGTTCGATCTCAAGCAGGGCGTGAAGTTCAGCGACGGCACCGCGTTCGACGCGAAGGCCGTCTGCTTCAACTTCGATCGCTGGTACAACATGAAGGGCGCCACCGCCCAGAGCCAGATGATCTACTACGGCGACGTCTTCGAGGGCTTCAAGAACAACGAGGGCACCACGACCGGCAAGCCGGTCTACCAGAGCTGCGAGGCGAAGGACGACCACACCGCGGTCCTGAACCTGACCCGCGCGAAGGGCGCCTTCCCGGCCGCGTTCACGCTGCCGTCGTTCGCGATCCAGAGCCCCACCGCGCTGCAGAAGTACAACGCGGACAAGGTCACCGGCTCCGGCACGTCGATCACGTACCCGGAGTACGGCTACAAGCACCCGACCGGCACCGGCCCGTTCAAGTTCGAGAGCTGGGACCAGGGCAACGGCCAGATCACCTTGGTGCGCAACGACACCAGCACGATGCCGCAGCCTGCCAAGCTGGACAAGCTCGTGTTCAAGGTGATCCCGGACGAGAACGCCCGCAAGCAGGCCCTCAAGGCCGGCGACATCAACGGGTATGACTTCCCGGCCCCCGCCGACTACGGGCTGCTGCGCAACGACGGCGAGCAGGTGCTGATCCGCCCGTCGTTCAACGTGCTCTACCTCGGCATCAACCAGAGCGGCCCCAACGGCGCGAAGCTGCAGAACCCGAAGGTCCGCCAGGCGCTGGCCTACGGCATCAACCGCGAGCAGTTCGTGCGCTCCAAGCTGGCCGAGGGTTCCGAGGTCGCGACCGAGTTCGTGCCGAAGGCGATCTCCGGCTACACCGACGACGTGACCAAGTACCCGTACGACAAGGACCGCGCCAAGCAGCTCCTGAAGGAAGCCGGCGCCGAGGGCATGACCATCAAGTTCTACTACCCGACCGAGGTCACCCGGCCTTACATGCCGAACCCGGCCGACACCTACACCGCGATTTCCGAGGACCTGAAGGCCATCGGCATCAACGTGCAGCCGGTCGCCGAGTCGTGGAACGGCGGGTACAAGGACGACGTGCAGCAGAACGGCAAGCAGGACATCCACCTGCTCGGCTGGACCGGTGACTACAACGACGCGGGCAACTTCGTCGGCACCTTCTTCGGTCGCAAGAAGCCGGAATTCGGCTTCGACAACCCGGATCTGTTCAAGGCGCTCGCCGACGCGGACGCCGCGCCGGCCGGCGACGCGCACACCAAGGCGTACCAGGACGCCAACAAGAAGATCATGGACTACCTGCCCGCCATCCCGATCGCCTACCCGACGCCGGCGATCGTGGTCGGCCCGAAGATCAAGGGCGTGGTGGCCAGCCCGCTCACCGACGAACGCTTCGACACCGTCACGATCGGCTGA
- a CDS encoding DUF2304 domain-containing protein: MAGWQVLSIVIAALVLLVVVEMMRRRKLREKYAGIWLVVALGVVVLAVVPPVAEFLAHLTGVATPSNFVFFLAGVVLALVALQLSTEVGHLEEEVRTAVEETALLRCELEDTQRDLEARIAELEKRTSAPDNVDGLPEASPARVL; this comes from the coding sequence ATGGCAGGCTGGCAGGTACTGAGCATCGTCATCGCGGCGCTGGTGCTGCTCGTCGTCGTCGAGATGATGCGGCGGCGCAAGCTGCGCGAGAAGTACGCCGGCATCTGGCTCGTGGTCGCGCTCGGCGTCGTGGTGCTCGCGGTGGTCCCGCCAGTCGCGGAGTTCCTGGCGCATCTCACCGGGGTCGCCACCCCGTCGAACTTCGTGTTTTTCCTGGCCGGCGTGGTGCTGGCGCTGGTCGCGTTGCAGCTTTCGACCGAGGTCGGGCACCTGGAGGAAGAGGTGCGGACCGCGGTCGAGGAGACCGCGTTGCTGCGCTGCGAACTCGAAGACACCCAGCGCGACCTGGAAGCGCGCATCGCCGAGCTGGAGAAGCGCACGTCCGCGCCTGACAATGTGGACGGCCTGCCCGAAGCGAGCCCGGCACGCGTGCTCTGA
- a CDS encoding DUF6541 family protein, producing the protein MNVLLVLLAFWVPGLVFGAAIRLRGWTLAAAAPLLTFGIIALGVPVLGGLGIRWSLLDVVLWTLVLAAVGFGLAFAAQRLRARRHPDWAGEEPEKLPLRDHLVMAAGVVVALGVGTVTFLRGANGINTVQQGWDAPFHGNLIRWIAEHGDARPSTVGTIANLPNQGNYFYPDTYHALLALVFGKGGLTMMPTLNLAALAVIFTVPFGVAALCRVWGMPALGAAAAAAVSTWFSAFPYDSLWRGPLWPYVAGVALVPAMLALGRYLLKPNGIAGPVAIGVGVAGLCGLHTSVVFVVVVYFLLILVAVLCRFEKIEWRRSLPSLIATGVLAIVLGVPLVLPSLYNAGGVTSAYWAPETTLAGGFGQTITFSPMSDFPQWWIGVPAFVGLVLLVRHRRMLWLVAAYVVFGGLFMLTVSINSPIMQKMTSLFYNDHWRIAALVPLAGAVAFGEFAHTAAAWFARKVQPRVNLKPAMLGVVGVALLLVVCGGLSKGGYAGRNASRLAVTYQDGPTVSKAEEAAFAWLGQHTVPGERVMNNRSDGSAWMYALAGVQPVEWTFYGAEANTKAAYLSAWVNDIDKYQQVRADLTDLRVRYLIQARGKAAENAIESVGVARVRPGPQFRVVFHNEGATIYEIAGQSGVTAPTTANGQ; encoded by the coding sequence ATGAACGTTCTTTTGGTGCTGCTTGCATTCTGGGTGCCTGGGCTCGTCTTCGGAGCGGCCATCCGGTTGCGCGGGTGGACGCTCGCGGCGGCGGCGCCGCTGCTGACGTTCGGGATCATCGCGCTCGGCGTCCCGGTGCTGGGCGGCCTCGGCATCCGCTGGTCGCTCCTCGACGTCGTGCTGTGGACACTGGTGCTCGCCGCCGTCGGCTTCGGCCTGGCGTTCGCGGCACAACGGCTGCGTGCCCGCAGGCACCCGGACTGGGCGGGCGAGGAACCGGAGAAGCTGCCGCTGCGCGACCACCTCGTGATGGCGGCGGGCGTCGTCGTCGCACTGGGCGTGGGCACGGTCACTTTCTTGCGCGGCGCCAACGGGATCAACACCGTCCAGCAGGGCTGGGACGCGCCGTTCCACGGCAACCTGATCCGCTGGATCGCCGAACACGGCGACGCCCGGCCGTCCACTGTGGGCACTATCGCCAACCTGCCGAACCAGGGCAACTACTTCTATCCCGACACGTATCACGCCTTGCTCGCGCTGGTTTTCGGCAAGGGCGGGCTGACCATGATGCCCACGCTGAACCTTGCCGCGCTGGCGGTGATTTTCACCGTGCCGTTCGGGGTCGCCGCGCTGTGCCGGGTCTGGGGAATGCCCGCGCTCGGCGCCGCCGCGGCCGCCGCGGTCAGCACGTGGTTCAGCGCCTTCCCGTACGACTCGTTGTGGCGCGGTCCGTTGTGGCCCTACGTCGCCGGGGTCGCATTGGTTCCGGCGATGCTGGCGCTCGGCCGCTATTTGCTGAAGCCGAACGGCATCGCCGGTCCGGTCGCGATCGGGGTCGGCGTGGCCGGGTTGTGCGGTCTGCACACCAGTGTCGTGTTCGTGGTCGTTGTTTATTTCCTGCTCATTCTTGTCGCCGTTCTCTGCCGTTTCGAGAAGATCGAATGGCGGCGCAGCCTGCCTTCGCTGATCGCGACCGGAGTGCTGGCGATCGTGCTCGGCGTGCCGCTGGTGCTGCCCTCGCTGTACAACGCCGGCGGGGTCACGAGCGCGTACTGGGCGCCGGAGACCACGCTCGCCGGCGGCTTCGGCCAGACGATCACGTTTTCCCCGATGTCGGACTTCCCGCAGTGGTGGATCGGCGTGCCCGCGTTCGTCGGGCTCGTCCTGCTGGTGCGGCACCGGCGGATGCTGTGGCTGGTCGCCGCGTACGTCGTGTTCGGCGGCCTCTTCATGCTGACGGTGTCGATCAACTCGCCGATCATGCAGAAGATGACCAGCCTCTTCTACAACGACCACTGGCGGATCGCCGCGCTGGTGCCGCTGGCGGGCGCGGTCGCGTTCGGAGAGTTCGCGCACACCGCCGCCGCCTGGTTCGCGCGGAAGGTGCAGCCGCGGGTCAACCTCAAGCCGGCCATGCTCGGCGTGGTCGGGGTCGCACTGCTGCTGGTGGTGTGCGGCGGCCTGAGCAAGGGCGGTTACGCCGGCCGCAACGCGAGCCGGCTGGCCGTCACCTACCAGGACGGGCCGACCGTGTCCAAGGCGGAGGAAGCCGCCTTCGCCTGGCTGGGCCAGCACACCGTGCCGGGCGAGCGGGTGATGAACAACCGGTCCGACGGGTCCGCGTGGATGTACGCGCTGGCCGGAGTTCAGCCGGTCGAGTGGACCTTCTACGGCGCCGAGGCGAACACCAAGGCCGCGTACCTGAGCGCGTGGGTCAACGACATCGACAAGTACCAGCAGGTCCGCGCCGACCTCACCGACCTGCGGGTGCGTTATCTGATCCAGGCCAGGGGGAAGGCCGCGGAAAACGCGATCGAGTCCGTCGGCGTGGCGCGGGTCCGGCCCGGACCGCAGTTCCGCGTGGTGTTCCACAACGAGGGCGCGACGATCTACGAAATCGCCGGACAGTCCGGCGTGACCGCCCCTACCACGGCGAACGGTCAGTAA
- a CDS encoding ABC transporter permease: MLRFLVRRLLQAIPTLLILSILVFAWLRSLPGGPASALLGDKATPEKLANLNHVLGLDQPIFVQYFKFLGRAVTGDFGNSLVSSRPVMSEIGTFLPATIELGITAMIIAVVAGISFGYLAARFRGQIVDNVIIVLTLVGVAVPIFFLGYMMQDLLSTPLGLPSQGRQAPGIDATVVTHFAILDGMMTGEWDAVWDAIKHLILPALALATIPLAVITRITRASVLDVFNEDFIRTANSKGLTQPVVRQRHVLRNALLPVITTIGLQTGALLGGAVLTERVFNFRGLGFLLAEGIDKRDYPRLQALLLLGALVYVLVNMLVDISYGLIDPRVRVR; this comes from the coding sequence GTGCTCCGTTTTCTCGTGCGTCGGCTGCTACAAGCGATCCCGACGCTCCTCATCCTGTCCATCCTGGTGTTCGCCTGGTTGCGCTCACTCCCTGGCGGGCCCGCGTCCGCTCTGCTCGGGGACAAGGCGACGCCGGAAAAACTGGCGAACCTGAACCACGTGCTCGGCCTCGACCAGCCGATTTTCGTGCAGTACTTCAAATTCCTCGGCCGCGCGGTCACCGGGGATTTCGGCAATTCGCTCGTGTCGTCCCGGCCGGTGATGTCGGAGATCGGCACGTTCCTTCCCGCCACCATTGAACTGGGCATCACCGCGATGATCATCGCCGTGGTGGCCGGCATTTCGTTCGGCTATCTCGCCGCCCGGTTCCGCGGCCAGATCGTCGACAACGTCATCATCGTGCTGACCCTGGTCGGCGTCGCGGTGCCGATCTTCTTCCTCGGCTACATGATGCAGGACCTGCTTTCCACGCCGCTCGGCTTGCCGTCGCAAGGCAGGCAGGCTCCGGGCATCGACGCCACCGTCGTCACGCATTTCGCCATTCTCGACGGAATGATGACCGGCGAATGGGACGCGGTCTGGGACGCGATCAAGCACCTCATTCTTCCCGCTCTGGCACTTGCCACCATTCCGCTCGCGGTGATCACCCGGATCACCCGCGCGTCGGTGCTCGACGTGTTCAACGAGGACTTCATCCGCACCGCGAACTCCAAGGGCCTCACGCAGCCCGTGGTCCGCCAGCGGCACGTGCTGCGCAACGCCCTGCTGCCGGTGATCACCACGATCGGCCTGCAGACCGGCGCGCTGCTCGGCGGCGCCGTGCTGACCGAGCGGGTCTTCAACTTCCGCGGCCTCGGATTCCTTCTGGCGGAAGGGATCGACAAGCGGGACTACCCGCGGCTGCAGGCGCTGCTGCTTCTCGGGGCACTGGTCTACGTGCTCGTGAACATGCTCGTGGATATTTCCTACGGGCTCATCGACCCGAGGGTGCGTGTGCGGTGA
- a CDS encoding glycosyltransferase family 2 protein, with protein MVTAVSSTSVSTRRVLIVMPALNEQDSVASVLTQVKQSLPAADVLVVDDGSTDRTAELARACGVRVARLSVNLGVGGAMRTGFRYAAARGYDAVVQVDADGQHDPDEVGALLRLLDEGADIAIGSRFAGKGAYRAVGPRKYAMVALSLVFSRLSGSKLTDVTSGFKAMGPRAIRLFAGYYPAEYLGDTVEALVMAIRAQLSIRETPVVMRERAGGKPSHSPVKSAVYLGRAGLALLLALVRRRPSVDSSAAA; from the coding sequence ATGGTGACTGCCGTGTCCAGCACATCCGTGAGCACTCGACGCGTGCTCATCGTGATGCCCGCGCTCAATGAGCAAGACAGCGTTGCTTCGGTGCTCACCCAGGTCAAGCAGTCGCTGCCGGCTGCGGACGTGCTGGTGGTCGACGACGGTTCGACCGACCGCACCGCCGAACTCGCCCGCGCCTGCGGCGTCCGGGTGGCCCGGCTGTCGGTGAACCTCGGCGTGGGCGGCGCGATGCGCACCGGTTTCCGTTACGCCGCGGCACGCGGCTACGACGCTGTCGTCCAGGTCGACGCGGACGGCCAGCATGACCCGGACGAGGTCGGTGCCTTGCTGCGGCTCCTCGACGAGGGCGCCGACATCGCGATCGGCTCCCGGTTCGCCGGCAAGGGCGCCTACCGCGCGGTCGGGCCGCGCAAGTACGCGATGGTCGCGCTGTCGCTGGTGTTCAGCAGGCTGTCCGGCAGCAAGCTCACCGACGTCACCTCCGGGTTCAAGGCGATGGGCCCGCGCGCGATCCGCCTGTTCGCCGGCTACTACCCGGCCGAGTACCTCGGCGACACGGTCGAGGCGCTGGTCATGGCGATCCGGGCGCAGCTGTCCATTCGGGAGACTCCGGTGGTCATGCGCGAACGGGCGGGCGGCAAGCCGAGCCATTCGCCGGTGAAGTCCGCGGTGTACCTGGGCCGCGCGGGGCTCGCCCTGCTGCTCGCGCTCGTGCGCCGTCGTCCGTCCGTCGACTCGTCCGCAGCGGCGTAG
- a CDS encoding uridine kinase, which yields MLAIDGPSGAGKSTLAAETVDALGSRAALVSTDAFATWDDPVAWWPQLEDGVLTPLAQGRPGEYRKVDWTSGTPRPGVLVRVEVPEVLVLEGVSSGRQAVRSRLSRLCWIEGGTEAERLSRAVARDGEAARGELRRWQLFERGWFAVDGTREAADQLV from the coding sequence GTGCTCGCCATCGACGGTCCGTCCGGGGCCGGGAAGTCCACTCTCGCCGCTGAGACGGTCGACGCTCTCGGCTCGCGCGCGGCGCTGGTCAGTACTGATGCCTTCGCCACTTGGGACGATCCCGTCGCGTGGTGGCCGCAGCTGGAAGACGGCGTGCTGACGCCGCTGGCGCAAGGCAGGCCCGGCGAGTACCGCAAGGTGGACTGGACCTCCGGCACGCCGCGGCCCGGTGTGCTGGTGCGCGTCGAGGTGCCCGAGGTGCTGGTGCTGGAAGGCGTCTCGAGTGGACGTCAGGCGGTCCGGTCCCGGCTTTCGCGGCTGTGCTGGATCGAGGGCGGCACCGAGGCTGAACGGTTGTCCAGGGCAGTCGCCCGGGACGGCGAAGCGGCCCGCGGCGAACTGCGGCGCTGGCAGTTGTTCGAACGCGGCTGGTTCGCTGTCGACGGCACTCGCGAGGCTGCGGACCAGCTGGTCTGA
- a CDS encoding YbaB/EbfC family nucleoid-associated protein, with product MVQPGGGGFDLSQIMQQAQQMQQKLVEAQEELANTEVTGTAGGGLVTATVSGDSQLKSLVIDPKVVDPEDVETLADLVVAAVRDASASAQKLTEQKLGPLAGGLGGGMPDLGSLGFGG from the coding sequence ATGGTGCAACCCGGCGGCGGCGGCTTCGACCTGTCGCAGATCATGCAGCAGGCCCAGCAGATGCAGCAGAAGCTGGTGGAGGCCCAGGAGGAACTCGCCAACACCGAGGTCACCGGCACCGCGGGCGGCGGTCTGGTCACCGCGACGGTGTCCGGCGACAGCCAGCTGAAGAGCCTCGTCATCGACCCGAAGGTGGTCGACCCGGAAGACGTCGAAACCCTGGCCGACCTGGTGGTCGCCGCGGTGCGCGACGCGTCGGCGAGCGCGCAGAAGCTCACCGAGCAGAAACTGGGCCCGCTGGCCGGCGGCCTCGGCGGCGGCATGCCGGACCTCGGCAGCCTCGGCTTCGGCGGCTGA
- a CDS encoding UDP-N-acetylglucosamine 2-epimerase, whose amino-acid sequence MISFIVGTTAELIKIAPVFHRVAERGAKPEIWFTAQHVDEVADVLSDLKLPEPALWFVPRAQAHNLESPAQVPGWAAQVMRTAWSRRAELRARLSSDGRPPLVLVHGDTFTTPYGALIGKKVLKARVGHIEAGTRSGSILSPLPEELNRKIAGKLVDIHFSPSEREVQNLRNARGVVVNTEANTAIDSMRQVVDQPLDVPGLPEKFGLATLHRFELVSRADKYREVLEILRAQSRKMPILYMAGAPEREKIRALGLDNLFDDKFIAQPKMRYLKFLPLVARAEYVVTDSGGLQEECGYLGLPCAVHRARTERHVGIGENVILTEMRGDKLQEFLDTYEHRRSDSWMDKYHPSDIVVNSLAQLGYC is encoded by the coding sequence GTGATTTCGTTCATTGTCGGCACCACCGCGGAACTGATCAAAATCGCGCCGGTCTTCCATCGCGTCGCCGAACGCGGAGCGAAACCGGAGATCTGGTTCACCGCACAGCACGTGGACGAGGTCGCGGACGTGCTCTCGGATTTGAAGCTGCCAGAACCCGCGCTGTGGTTCGTGCCGCGTGCGCAGGCGCACAATCTCGAATCCCCGGCACAGGTCCCCGGCTGGGCGGCGCAGGTCATGCGCACCGCGTGGAGCCGCCGCGCCGAACTGCGCGCCCGGTTGTCGTCGGACGGCCGCCCGCCGCTGGTGCTCGTGCACGGCGACACGTTCACGACGCCGTACGGGGCGTTGATCGGCAAGAAGGTCCTGAAGGCCCGCGTGGGCCACATCGAGGCGGGTACTCGGTCGGGCAGCATTCTGTCGCCGCTGCCGGAAGAACTGAACCGCAAAATCGCCGGGAAGCTGGTGGACATCCACTTCTCCCCCAGCGAGCGCGAAGTGCAGAACCTGCGCAACGCCCGCGGCGTCGTGGTGAACACCGAAGCGAACACGGCGATCGACTCGATGCGCCAAGTCGTAGACCAGCCGCTGGATGTCCCTGGTTTGCCGGAAAAGTTCGGCCTGGCAACCCTGCATCGGTTCGAACTGGTCTCCCGCGCGGATAAGTACCGCGAGGTCTTGGAAATCCTGCGCGCGCAAAGCCGCAAGATGCCGATCCTCTACATGGCAGGCGCCCCAGAACGGGAGAAGATCCGGGCCCTGGGCTTGGACAACCTGTTCGACGACAAGTTCATCGCCCAGCCGAAGATGCGGTACCTGAAGTTCCTGCCGCTGGTCGCCCGAGCCGAATACGTAGTCACGGACTCCGGCGGCCTGCAAGAAGAATGCGGCTACCTGGGCCTGCCGTGCGCCGTCCACCGAGCCCGCACCGAACGCCACGTAGGAATCGGCGAAAACGTAATCCTGACCGAAATGCGCGGCGACAAACTGCAGGAATTCCTAGACACCTACGAACACCGCCGCAGCGATTCCTGGATGGACAAATACCACCCGTCCGACATCGTAGTGAACTCACTCGCACAACTAGGCTACTGCTAA